A window from Mesotoga infera encodes these proteins:
- a CDS encoding diguanylate cyclase — protein MGQIDHEKSFTDYYEEYLSKSELCVEERLSLLRRFQQALLSSGETLVAFETVSRELEKFKGQTSRELGLAYNGMIRISCQSGEFSKALEYAYNAIDVFNEIGDGSTLSMIYNNIAGVYLKMENYEKSLEYTEKAIALAERANDEISLAKYLNNKGIAIENIKEDGSGAQFIRKSIEIKEKHSLEKDLPNSYMNLADIFLYTEREDEAIDLLNKAREVAKKNCDDYSLAEVCRYEAEYYKATGDLDSALASLETSLEYHRSKGNKSEILQKLKAISEIQEANGDVEGALKKYREMAKLNSEIFREEEARVIAKLGATFAAMQKLREIEDMAARNNELSEVNKLIDRKNEELTKMQSELKSANELLKLRAETDSLTGLMNQKKMFEVVEYEINRAKRYGNALSIIMLDIDNFKGLNDRLGHLKGDEILEILSSLIISNIRKIDYAFRYGGEEFVI, from the coding sequence ATGGGACAGATAGATCATGAGAAGAGCTTCACAGATTATTACGAAGAGTATCTTTCGAAAAGTGAGTTGTGTGTCGAGGAAAGGCTGTCGCTTCTAAGAAGGTTCCAGCAAGCTTTGCTTAGCTCGGGAGAGACTCTAGTTGCCTTCGAAACTGTAAGCAGAGAACTTGAGAAATTCAAGGGTCAGACTTCCCGCGAGCTCGGACTTGCCTACAACGGTATGATTAGAATCAGCTGTCAATCAGGCGAGTTTTCAAAGGCTCTCGAATATGCTTACAATGCCATTGACGTCTTCAATGAAATAGGAGATGGAAGTACCCTGTCGATGATCTACAACAACATTGCCGGCGTCTACCTGAAAATGGAGAATTACGAGAAATCGCTAGAATATACAGAAAAGGCTATAGCCCTCGCCGAGAGGGCTAACGACGAGATATCTCTTGCCAAGTATCTCAACAATAAGGGAATAGCTATTGAAAACATTAAAGAAGACGGCAGTGGCGCGCAGTTCATTCGAAAATCGATTGAGATTAAGGAGAAACACTCTCTTGAGAAAGATCTTCCCAATAGCTATATGAACCTCGCCGACATCTTCCTCTATACCGAAAGAGAGGATGAGGCCATCGATCTCTTGAACAAAGCCCGTGAGGTAGCAAAGAAGAACTGTGACGATTACTCTCTTGCAGAAGTTTGTCGCTATGAAGCCGAATACTACAAGGCGACGGGAGACTTGGATTCTGCTCTGGCCTCTCTCGAAACTTCGCTGGAATATCACAGATCGAAGGGAAACAAATCGGAAATTCTTCAGAAGTTAAAGGCTATCTCCGAAATCCAGGAGGCGAATGGCGATGTTGAGGGAGCACTGAAAAAGTACAGGGAGATGGCAAAACTGAATTCCGAGATATTCAGAGAAGAAGAAGCTAGAGTAATTGCAAAGCTGGGAGCGACCTTTGCCGCTATGCAGAAGCTCAGGGAAATCGAGGACATGGCAGCAAGAAACAATGAGCTTTCAGAAGTAAACAAATTGATCGACAGAAAGAACGAAGAGCTCACGAAGATGCAAAGTGAATTGAAGTCTGCTAACGAGCTGCTAAAGCTGAGAGCCGAGACAGATTCCCTAACCGGCCTCATGAACCAGAAGAAGATGTTTGAAGTAGTGGAGTACGAAATAAATAGGGCCAAGAGGTACGGCAATGCGCTCTCCATCATCATGCTTGACATCGATAACTTCAAGGGACTAAACGACCGTCTTGGCCATCTGAAGGGAGACGAGATACTCGAGATCCTCTCTTCGCTTATAATCTCAAACATAAGGAAGATTGACTATGCTTTCAGGTATGGAGGAGAAGAGTTCGTAATCC
- a CDS encoding GGDEF domain-containing protein — MEESKNKVVELLKQYMSTPEDEPSRGLSYLKEAVSILNGQGKTLAAHEILEKELGKFDDNSTVEIAVLLNMMIKLSALVGDFAGAVEHSKRAQVICEAKNERELLTKVIINTSGLYFKMKDYDKALVHAKRALQMAKRNGDEINAACCLNNIAIIHENGETGESGIPYLEEAVKIKEKHGMNSELPSSYLNLAELYYESNRKAEAAELLEKARQIAKANENEYAIAETMKYEARFLKGEGDFASAINLFEEVKEYHQKNGNKTELLGVLNDISSVYELTGDSKEALNTFKQITELSRSIFKEEQARSIAQLESSFEAREKLKEINDLAEQNKRLRTVNEEISEKNDELQKMKAKLEEINRLLEKQAETDPLTGLLNHRKMKSVLDSEISRAERYETPLTMIMLDLDNFKSINDSYGHLKGDELLAAIGKLIRSSIRKNDFAFRYGGEEFLILLPSADMQRTAEVYSRLKRSLRERLEIAVSFSAGARQWKGESSDEFISIVDKLLYEAKAKGKDRLEISEAAI, encoded by the coding sequence ATGGAAGAAAGCAAGAACAAAGTTGTCGAGTTGCTCAAACAATACATGTCTACGCCTGAGGACGAACCTTCCAGAGGGCTATCATATCTCAAAGAAGCGGTATCCATCCTTAATGGGCAGGGTAAGACTCTAGCTGCGCATGAGATTTTGGAGAAAGAACTCGGGAAGTTCGACGATAACTCAACAGTAGAGATTGCCGTTTTGTTGAATATGATGATCAAACTGAGCGCTCTTGTCGGCGATTTTGCGGGTGCGGTAGAGCATTCGAAAAGGGCTCAGGTAATATGCGAAGCGAAGAATGAAAGAGAACTGCTCACGAAAGTCATTATTAACACTTCCGGCCTTTACTTCAAGATGAAGGACTACGATAAGGCATTGGTGCACGCAAAGAGAGCCCTTCAAATGGCCAAGAGAAATGGTGACGAGATCAATGCCGCCTGCTGCCTGAATAATATCGCCATTATACATGAGAACGGTGAGACTGGAGAATCTGGGATTCCCTATCTTGAAGAGGCCGTGAAGATCAAGGAAAAGCACGGTATGAACTCTGAGCTCCCCAGCAGTTATTTGAATCTTGCAGAACTATATTACGAATCGAATCGAAAGGCAGAAGCAGCCGAGCTTCTCGAAAAAGCCAGGCAAATCGCCAAAGCGAACGAAAACGAATATGCAATTGCCGAGACAATGAAATACGAAGCCCGTTTCTTGAAAGGCGAGGGAGATTTCGCCTCGGCTATCAACCTGTTTGAGGAAGTCAAAGAATACCATCAAAAAAACGGAAACAAGACTGAACTACTGGGAGTACTGAACGATATCTCTTCAGTGTATGAGTTGACAGGAGACTCTAAAGAGGCCCTAAACACGTTCAAACAGATTACTGAACTTAGCCGTAGCATTTTTAAGGAAGAACAGGCAAGGTCGATTGCCCAGCTGGAATCATCGTTCGAGGCGAGGGAGAAACTGAAAGAAATTAACGACCTGGCTGAACAAAACAAGAGGCTAAGAACGGTAAATGAAGAGATATCGGAGAAAAACGACGAGCTCCAGAAAATGAAAGCCAAGCTGGAGGAGATCAATAGGCTGCTGGAAAAGCAGGCCGAGACTGACCCATTGACCGGGCTGTTGAATCACAGGAAGATGAAATCAGTACTGGACAGTGAGATTTCGAGAGCAGAGAGATACGAAACTCCACTGACCATGATTATGCTTGACCTGGACAACTTCAAATCAATTAATGACTCTTACGGGCATTTGAAGGGCGACGAGCTACTCGCGGCCATCGGGAAACTGATTAGATCTTCCATCAGGAAGAATGATTTCGCTTTCAGATACGGTGGCGAGGAGTTTCTCATCCTTCTTCCTTCGGCAGATATGCAGAGGACAGCGGAGGTGTACTCAAGGTTGAAGCGGTCTCTACGTGAGCGCCTTGAGATAGCTGTCTCTTTCAGCGCGGGTGCAAGGCAGTGGAAAGGTGAGTCCTCGGACGAATTCATTTCCATTGTGGACAAATTGCTCTATGAAGCAAAAGCAAAAGGAAAGGACAGGCTTGAGATAAGCGAGGCGGCCATTTGA
- a CDS encoding DUF4258 domain-containing protein: MLFTLAVIFAVIVTALLIKYLSRDDDGEQREEEREITFSQHAILRMNERDIEPERILRVLEEGRKVEITNYNRMKIMDDEITVILEKKLANFEVITVYWNGGDRETPPFDG; encoded by the coding sequence ATGCTTTTTACTTTGGCCGTGATCTTTGCCGTGATAGTCACTGCGCTCCTGATAAAGTACCTGAGCAGGGATGACGATGGAGAACAGAGAGAGGAAGAGAGGGAGATCACTTTCAGTCAGCATGCGATTCTGAGAATGAATGAAAGAGATATTGAGCCGGAAAGGATATTGAGAGTTCTCGAGGAGGGCCGTAAAGTAGAGATTACCAACTACAACAGAATGAAGATAATGGATGACGAAATCACGGTGATACTTGAGAAGAAGCTTGCCAACTTCGAAGTAATCACGGTATATTGGAATGGTGGTGATCGAGAAACGCCACCGTTTGATGGCTAG